In the genome of Bacteroidota bacterium, the window GGTATATTTGGCTTTACTTTAACATCACAAAAAACTTAGCTGAAAGCAAATCAGTAGAAGTTTGTTTAATAAAGCACACAACAAATTTACCCTGCCCTTCCTGCGGCTCAACTCGCTCAATCATTTCATTGACAAATGGCGACTTCATTGGAGCATTTACTTTAAATCCATTTGGCTATTTAATTGCTTTAATCATGCTAATTAGCCCAATTTGGATTATTGCGGACTTTACAATGAGAAGCAACACATTATTTAATTTCTATCAAAAAGTAGAAACTTACCTTAAAAGACCAAAGTATGCAGTTCCTTTAATCTTACTTATTGTTATCAATTGGGTTTGGAATATCTTAAAAGGATTATGATACACATAAAAAAATTCAGCTATAAACCTGGGGAACATGAAGCAGAGACAGCTTCAAGTAGTTATTTGATGTCTTTAATTGCAATTATAGTCGGACTTCCTTTACCAATTGTAAATCTGATAGCCACACTGATATTTTATTTAGGCAATCGAAAATCTACATATTTTGTTCGTTGGCATTGCACACAGGCTTTATTATCGCAATTATCAATGCTTTTCATAAATAGCTATGGATTCTGGTGGACTATTTCAATAATCTTCACAGAAGAAACGATTACAAGTAAGTATATTGCCTACATAATTGCAGTAATAATTTTCAATTTAACTGAATTTATTGCAACAATATATATAGCCATTCAAACACGAAAAGGAATTCATGTAGAGTGGTGGTTTTATGGTTCATTGACAAACTTAATTTGCAAATCTAAATCATGAAAAAGACCATTATTCAAGGTATAATAACAGTTATTCTTTTTTTGGGAACATGGTTTGCCTTAACACAAATTGATTGGGTAAAGGTTTTTAAAGTTCAGCAAGTTACAGACAAAACAGAACAAAAATTGGGCGAACTTTTTTGGGAGGTTTTTAAAAAGACCGAAAAGGAAAGCCAAAATCCTCTTGTAATAAATTCAGTTGATAGCATTGTAACACTTATTTGTAAGACAAATAAAATTGACAGAGAAAAAATTAAAATTCATATTCTCAAAAAAGATGACATCAATGCTTTTGCATTGCCAAATGGACACCTAATAGTTTATAGTGGGCTTATTTTAAATTCCGATAATCAAGAAGAATTGACTGGTGTTATTTGCCATGAAATTGCACACATTGAACTTAATCATGTGATGAAAAAACTTGTCAAAGAAATCGGTCTTTCAGTGTTAATATCAATGACAACAGGCAATGGCGGAGGAGAAGTTATAAAGGAAACGGCAAAAATGCTTTCTTCATCAGCATTTGACAGAAGTTTAGAGAAAGAAGCAGACATAAAAGCAGTTGATTATCTGATAAAAGCAAAGGTAAATCCAGAACCATTTGCAAACTTTCTTTACAAACTATCCGACAAGGAGCATGAAGCAACAAAATATTTGACATGGATTAGCACACATCCTGACTCAAAAGAACGAGCTGAATACATTATTGAGTATAGCAAAGTTAAATTGACTAAATATAAACCAATTCTATCTAACAAGACCTGGAACAGTCTGAAAGAAGAGTTGATGGAATGAGACAAAACTTGCTACCAACGTGGCATTGTAGCAATGCGATGTGCCTGATATCAACTTTTACTAAATTTGGCGTTGGTGCTTCTTTTCAAAGTTAATTGCTTCTATTTTCCACTTCCTCTCAAAGTTGCTGAAAAACCCTTAGTTGAACTGAACCTAAGCAACGCTATATAAGTGGTTATAAAACATTGCATAAATGCTGATAAATGTCATAGACATCTCTATAACTAAGCCATAACTTTGCTGTCGAATTCAAGTTATGAAGAAGCATTTAGTCACATATCTATTGATTGCTTGTGTGGTCTTGCAAAGCACAGCCCAGCTTTGGATTATAGCTTCTTTTTATATCCAAAGAGATTTGATTGCTAAAACACTTTGTGAAAACAGAATGGTTAAAGACTCCCAATGCCAAGGAAAATGTTATCTCAACCATGAACTCAAAGAAAATGAAAAGCAACAAGAACAGCAGTTTCCTGATTTAAAAGTAAGAGAATTTCAATTATTTGCAAATAATAACAGCCTCGCAGACTTATTTATATGCAACAACAATAAAGACGCAAAAGACCTGTTAATACCAGATTGTATAGGTATTTGTTCTAATATCACATTTTCCATCTTTCATCCACCACAGATTTCTTAGTTTTTTAATTTCAAAACAACCTGAATACCTTTTTTGAAAATGTGCAGGTATTGAGCGTTAAGAAGACATTGAATCCAACATGACTTTCATGTTTCGGACAATGTACAAGCGCATTTCAACAAAAATAAAAACTAATAAAAAACAAAAAATGAAATCAATCAAATCAATGATGCTAATTCCCATGATGTTATTCTTAGGAGCATCAATATTATTTACCTCATGTAAGAAAGAAACCAAAGATGACCAACCCAAAAAACAAAACAACGAGGTCGAAGGTCTCAAACTAACAGCTACCATCGAGAATGACAATCATAAAATCAATCTCTATACACTTGCAGGAAAAATACAAACCGGATACAACGAAATATATTTTCAAATCAAAAATGCAGACGGGAGCCTTGTCAACAACGCAACAGCAACATGGATTCCCATGATGCACATGACAGGTATGTCTCACAGTTGTCCTGCATCCGAAATAGTCAAAAAAGTCGGTGCAGAAAATACCTACGTGGGCAACATTGTTTTTCAGATGGCAAGCAATGACATGGAATATTGGGAACTCACTTTGAATTACGCAATCAATGGCAAAGATTATACGGCAACCGGTAAAATAACGGTTGAAGCTGCACCTAAACAAGTCGTCAAATCTTTCAAAGGCAGCGATAGCAGTCAGTATGTGATTGCAATGGTAGAACCTTCTCAACCCAAGATTGGCGTGAACGACATGAAAGTTGTATTGTACAAGAAAAAAAGTATGAACGAATTTCAACGTGTTGAAGGGTTCAAGATTAAAATCGACCCCAGAATGCCGGACATGGGAAATCATAGCTCTCCTAACAATATCGACCTTGTGGAAGATTGTTGCTCAGGAATATATGTTGGCAAGGTTAATTTCACAATGACAGGATATTGGACTATCAATCTCATTGTAGAGGACGGCTCCGATACGGTTATCAAAGGTGAAAAAATAGAAGGCGATGTTAAGAGCAGCAGTCTATTCTTTGAGGTAGAATTTTAATCCTATTCATTAACAATTCAATTACAAGGTATCTGCCGTTTCTCACTCGAAAGTAGATACCTTGTTCTTGTATATTTGCAAGCACAACAGACATGAGATTTATCCTGAGTTTTTGTATTTTTTTATGTACTGCAAGCGCATTCGCACAAGAAAACACAGAAGACTCTATTCAAAATAAATTTCTTGATGCAGTACAGATAATCACTAAAAAGAACGCCAAAGACAATAATCAAAAACCTCTGATGGGGATTGACGGCTATTTAGAAGCCAACAAATCCATCAATATGATTCGCAGAGGGGCGTATGCATGGGAGCCTTTTCTGAACGGCATGAGTTCTGAGCGAAGTGTAATAACGATTGACGGCATGCGCATATACGGTGCATGCACAGACAAAATGGACCCTGTTACTTCTTATGTTGAAGTTACAAACCTGTCACGCGCTTCTATTCACAGCGGACAATCAGGTTCATTTGGAGGCTCATCCATTGCCGGGAGCCTTGACCTTGTGAGGCGCAAAGGGAGTTTTGGAGAAAAAAAATTGGGCGGAACTGTATTTACGGGCTTTGAATCTGTCAACTATCATAAAATAGGCGGTGCGAGTTTCGCATTTTCAAGTCCTAAATTTTTCTCGGATATAGACTTTACATTCAGGGATGCGGGCAATTATAAAGCCGGAGGAAACATAGAAGTTGCACATTCTCAATTTACCAAATATAACGCATCTGCCATTATGGGCTACAGTATTAATGAGCATCAAGAAATAGAAGCATCAGTCATTTACGACCTTGCAACCAATATAGGTTATCCTGCGCTGCCAATGGATGTTTCATCTGCGCGAGCATTTATTGGCTCATTGGAATATATCAGACACCATCTTTCACCCGACATTGGTTTATGGAAAACAAAGTTTTATTACAATAATGTCAAACATATAATGGATGACTCCGAGCGTCCTGATGTGCCTATCCGAATGGACATGCCAGGTTGGAGTAATACAATGGGATTCTATTCTTTGATTCAAGGGAAAAGTAGAAAACACTTATGGAAAACCAACTTAAACGGGCATATCAACAATTCACTTGCCGAAATGACTATGTATCCTGCCAATCCGAACAATCCCCCTATGTTCATGCTTACTTGGCCCGATGTCAGCACATACTATGCAGACATCTCATTTGAAGATTATATTCTATTTGCTGAAAAAATAAAATTTACGCTGAATACCGGATTTGCTCTGCATAACAACATTGTTAACAGTGAATTTGGTCTCAATAGTTTAAAGATATTCTATCCTGAAATGTTGACATCCAAAACCAGATTGCTGAAAAGATTTGCCGGTTCATTCATATATGAGCCCGGTCAATGGAACTTTGTTGCAGGTGCGGAATACGGAGAACGCGCACCCAATGTTTCTGAAGGATACGGGTTTTATTTATTTAACAGTTTTGATAAATATGACTATATCGGGAATCCATTAATGAAAAACGAGAAATCTGCTAATGTGAACACAAAAATATCATTCAAATCTCAAAGATTTACAAGCAAATTCAGTGCAGCTTGGTTCTATATTCAAGACTATATCATCGGTTTGCCTAACTCAAATTACTACCCTATGACTATTGCAGCCAACGGAATCAGGGTTTATGAGCAAATACCTCATGCAAACATATTCAACACTTCGCTGGAAGCCACTTGGACTATGCACAAGCATTGGGTTTGGGCTTCCGGTGTGAGCTATCGCAGGGGAATGGGTACACAAGTTGGCAAGCTTCCACTGATACAACCTTTTTCTTATACAAGTTCGCTCTTATACAGAAGCAAGGCTTTTGATGTAGAAGCCAAAATTACGGGTGCTGCACAAAACACCGCTTTCAATCCTAACTTTGGTGAAACTCCGGTTAAAGCCTACACACTCTTTGACTTGGCAGCTTCCAAAACATTTAAATGGAAAAATCAAGACCTAAGTGTTAAAGCCGGAATAGAAAATATTCTTGATACCTATTATACCACTTTCTCTGACTGGAATCGCATTCCACGTCCGGGAAGGAATTTTTATGTGAATTTGATTTGGGCTTGGTAAGCCTCAGCACAATTTTATTTTCATCATTGCATAGATACAGAATTCATTATGCAACCTGCACAATATCAACTTCTATATTGTTGAACAAGAACCTCTCGCCTGCTTTTTTGCCTTTCACCGCCATAGCAATGGGTGCCATTCCGGAAATACACAACACTTCAATTCCTTCTACCGACACCTTCCCTACCGGAACTGAAATAAAAAATATTTTGTCATTAGTCTGAACAACAGACCCAAAGCCAATTACATCATTTTGATTCACTGCCATTCTATCCATCGCATCCGCCATTTTGATAGTGTCAACGAGTTGTGCCCCCAGTTTTTCACCCTCCTGCTTCAACATCTCAATTCCTGTTTCATATTTGTCTCCGCTGGAGTTCTTTTCTTCGCCCTCGCTTGCTTCATCAATATCGGCAAGCATCTTTTTTAACTCTTCAATCTTAACACTAAGGTTTTGTTTGACTTCCTTCATAAGAAGTCTTTTATAATTACTGTTTAACATAAATTTTTATGATTCTGAGTTTGTCCTGAAACCTGAAAAATCTTTGCGTTTAAGTTCAAAGTTTTTCCCCAAATATACCTTTCGCACGAGTTCATCATGGGCTAATTCTTCGGCTGTTCCTTGTTTCAACAGTTTTCCTTCAAACAACAGATAGGCTCTGTCTGTGATACTCAATGTTTCTTGTACGTTGTGGTCAGTGATTAGGATTCCAATATTTTTGGTTTTTAAACTAGCTACAATTCCTTGAATATCTTCAACCGCAATAGGGTCCACACCGGCAAAAGGCTCGTCTAACAGAATAAACTTGGGTTCGGATGCAAGCGCACGTGCAATCTCAGTTCTGCGTCTTTCTCCTCCCGACAACACCATTCCGGGGTTTTTACGTACTTTCTGCAAACTAAATTCATTTAACAAAGATTCAAGTTTTTCATTCTGTTCTTCCTTGCTCATCTTACGCATTTCAAGAATGGCTTTAATATTGTCTTCCACCGTAAGTTTGCGAAAAACGGAGGCTTCCTGCGGCAAATATCCTATCCCCATTTGCGCCCGTTTGTACATGGGGAGTTTGGTAATATTCTTTTCGTCTAAAAACACATTGCCATCATCAGCTTTAACCAAGCCCACAACCATATAGAAGGTAGTAGTTTTCCCTGCACCGTTAGGACCTAACAAGCCCACTATTTCGCCTTGATTCACCTCAACCGACACATTGCTTACAACAGTACGCTTTTTATAGGTTTTTACTAAATTTTCTGCTCTTAATTGCATGGTTTGATGTCTTTGATTTTAAGCTGAACACTCACTCTATCATTGAATTTATTCCACTCCAAGGAATAACAACTGTCAAAATAAGTTCGGTTACGAATGAAATCATAACGGTCTGCCATTCCGAATCCTATTCCGTCTAAGACTAGTCCATCTTGTTTGCCCACCATTCTTAAATGTTTTTCTTTCAGCACCTTAGAACCACCGGTGTCTATAATTTTATTTGTTCTGAATACAGGCGACATGTTGCCGGGTCCAAATGGTTTAAACCTGTCTAACAGACGCATAAATTTGTCATTAATATCAGAAAAATTAAGCTCTACATCATAATCTATTGAAGGATAGCGGGCACTTTCGGGCATGGTAGTTTGTACGACTTCTTCAAATTTGAGCGCAAAGGCTTCAAAATCACTTCTTTTCACACTCAGCCCTGCAGCATATTTATGTCCTCCAAACTGCACCACATATTCGCTACATGCACCGATGGCTTCATGGATGTCAAATTCCTTGACCGAACGAGCAGAACCGGTAAGCATGCCGTCATTTTCACTAAAAATAATAGTGGGTTTGTAATAATGTTCAATCAACCGGCTTGCTACTATGCCTATAACGCCTTTGTGCCATTGCTCTCCAAAGAGAACGGTTGAACGTTTGGACAAACAAGCTTCATTTTGTTGAATCCGTTCCAATGCTTCTTGAGTAATCTCTGTATCTTTATCTTTTCGCTCTGAATTGTGTTCATTCAATACTTTGGCGGCTTTAATGGCTTGATGAAAATCTCTTTCAATTAATAATTTTACAGAATCTTTGGCATCAGAAATCCTACCGGCAGCATTGATACGAGGACCAATTCCAAATACTATATCACTTACATCATATTTATCTTTGATAGCATAACTCTGCATCAGTGCTTGAATACCTACACAAGGGTTCGCATTGATTTTTTCCAAGCCGAGATACATCAGCACTCGGTTCTCTCCCATCATATCAACTATATCACTCGCAATACTTACAGACACCAAGTCAATGTATTGCAACACTATAGACTCATCTAACTTATATTGGTGCGCCAAGGCTTGCATAAGCTTAAACCCGATGCCGCAACCTGATAATTCTTTGTAGGGATAGGTACAACCTTGTTGTTTAGGGTTGAGTAGAGCCACCGTATTCGGCAGAGTATCACCCGGCAAATGGTGGTCGCATACAATAAAGTCAATGCTTAAGGTTTTTGCATAAGCAATCAACTCAATGCTTCTGGTGCCACAATCCAGTGCAATGATGAGCGAAAAATCATTGGCTTTTGCCCAATCAATTCCGGCTCTTGAAACGCCATAGCCTTCCTTGTATCGGTCAGGAATGTAATAGTCAATTTTGTCAGCATCCCAAAGCTCTCTCAAAAACGAGAACATCATTGCCACAGAGGTTGTTCCGTCCACATCATAGTCGCCATATACCAATATTTTTTCGCCATTGTGTAAAGCTTTGACAATTCTATCCACAGCTGCTTGCATATCTTTCATCAAAAAAGGGTCGTGCAACTGTGTGAACTTGGGAACAAAAAATGCTTCGGCTTGATCAAAAGTTTCAATCCCGCGCTGAACAAGTAGTGCAGCAATTTTTTCAGGGATATTTAACAAGTTGGAAAGGTGTTCTATCTTACGTCTGTCGGGTTGATCTTGCGCTTTCCAAATATATTCCATGAGTGCTTGTTACTGACTGCAAATCTAAGGTATTAAGAGGATAAAATGGAGATATTAAAAAAGTTGCAAGCAGTATGATTTACGCAAATCAATGAATCAGCCAAGCGCGCTGCAACAGGCGTTGTTCAACAAACTCCCTTTAATCTCCCTAATATAGGCAAAATGGATTGGAAATAACATAAACGGAACTAGAATAGAGTTTTTTTGAGGAATTATTTTAAATCTTTGTTCAAGTAAACAAACCTAAGACCATTATATTATTTAGCCTTGTTTGCCAACTGTCCGCAGGCTGCATCAATGTCTTTTCCTCTGCTCCGTCTAATAACAGTCAGCACCCCGTTATCTTTTAAAATACCTGCAAAACGCTCCATTTTAGCAATATCCGAAGCCTTAAAATCAGCATTGTCTATGGGATTGTATTCAATCAGGTTAACCTTTACCTTAGGAATCTTGCTTGCAAATTTGACCACATTGCGGGCATCTTCCACAGAATCGTTGGTATTGTTGATGACTACATACTCCAACGTAATCTGATTTTTAGTTTTTTCGTAAAAATACCTTAGGGCTTCCTGTAAATCCTCTAATGGGTTGGAATCGTTGATGGGCATAATAGCCGAGCGTTTGGCATTATCTGCTTCGTGCAACGACAAGGCAAGATTGAATTTCACCCCGTCATCTCCCAATTTTTTAATCATTTTGGCAACACCCGAAGTAGAAACTGTAATTCTCTTCGAAGCCATTCCCAAGCCTTGTTCGGAAGTAATATGTTCCACACTTTTGAGCACATTATGATAATTGAGCATCGGCTCCCCCATTCCCATATAGACTATGTTAGACAAGGGAATACCGTAGTTATGTACAGCGGCTCTATTGAGCTCCACAACTTGGTCATAAATCTCCCCCGCATCTAAATTACGTTCGCGTTTCAAATAGCCTGTCGCACAGAATTTACAATTCAGGCTACAGCCCACTTGGGATGAAACACAAGCTGTCATACGGGTTGCTGTGGGTATCAACACTCCTTCTACAATATTTCCGTCAAACAATTTGAAAGCGCATTTAATGGTAGTATCGGCACTCTTTTGTGAAGTGAGGGTGGTAAGCCCATGAATCACAAAATGCTCTTTGAGTTTTTGACGTAATCCCAAAGACAAGTTGGTCATTTCGTCAAAACTATGAGCAGAGAATTTCCATAGCCATTCATAGATTTGCTTGGCTCTGAACGGTTTTTCATCCATGCCTTGAAGCTTCTCTCCAATCTCACTAACAGAGAGTAATCTGATATCAATCTTAGATTCCAATTCTTAACTCAAATTACAATATCAAATCTAACTCTTTATATTTCATACCAAACATTTCACCCAATATCTGATTGGTAAGTTGACCATAATATATATAAACACCTCTTCGAGTTCCAATCATGAGTTTAAGATAATCATCAAAACGTCCATATTCAGACATTTCCATCAATAAAGGAGTAAAGATATTGCTGAGCGCATAACTTGCTGTACGACTCACTCTGGAAGTAATATTCGGCACGCAATAATGGATTACATTATGTTTTCTGAAGATGGGTTTTTCATGGGTAGTAATTTCTGAAGTTTCAAAAACACCACCGTGGTCAATTGCAATGTCAATAATAACAGAAAGCGGCTTCATATTCTCCACCATGCTTTCAGGAATAATCACAGGTGCAAGTCCTGTTTTTCCACGGAGTGCACCAATAGCTATATCGCAAGTTCTAAGTGCTTCTTGCAAAATTTTAGGGTGCAGAGTTGAAGTATAAACTTGTTGTCCTATATTCTCTTGCATACGTCTGAGTCTGTACAATTCGTTGTCAAACACTTTT includes:
- a CDS encoding DUF2752 domain-containing protein; this translates as MSLTNGDFIGAFTLNPFGYLIALIMLISPIWIIADFTMRSNTLFNFYQKVETYLKRPKYAVPLILLIVINWVWNILKGL
- a CDS encoding DUF4870 domain-containing protein, whose translation is MIHIKKFSYKPGEHEAETASSSYLMSLIAIIVGLPLPIVNLIATLIFYLGNRKSTYFVRWHCTQALLSQLSMLFINSYGFWWTISIIFTEETITSKYIAYIIAVIIFNLTEFIATIYIAIQTRKGIHVEWWFYGSLTNLICKSKS
- a CDS encoding M48 family metallopeptidase codes for the protein MKKTIIQGIITVILFLGTWFALTQIDWVKVFKVQQVTDKTEQKLGELFWEVFKKTEKESQNPLVINSVDSIVTLICKTNKIDREKIKIHILKKDDINAFALPNGHLIVYSGLILNSDNQEELTGVICHEIAHIELNHVMKKLVKEIGLSVLISMTTGNGGGEVIKETAKMLSSSAFDRSLEKEADIKAVDYLIKAKVNPEPFANFLYKLSDKEHEATKYLTWISTHPDSKERAEYIIEYSKVKLTKYKPILSNKTWNSLKEELME
- a CDS encoding FixH family protein, translated to MKSIKSMMLIPMMLFLGASILFTSCKKETKDDQPKKQNNEVEGLKLTATIENDNHKINLYTLAGKIQTGYNEIYFQIKNADGSLVNNATATWIPMMHMTGMSHSCPASEIVKKVGAENTYVGNIVFQMASNDMEYWELTLNYAINGKDYTATGKITVEAAPKQVVKSFKGSDSSQYVIAMVEPSQPKIGVNDMKVVLYKKKSMNEFQRVEGFKIKIDPRMPDMGNHSSPNNIDLVEDCCSGIYVGKVNFTMTGYWTINLIVEDGSDTVIKGEKIEGDVKSSSLFFEVEF
- a CDS encoding TonB-dependent receptor, with the protein product MRFILSFCIFLCTASAFAQENTEDSIQNKFLDAVQIITKKNAKDNNQKPLMGIDGYLEANKSINMIRRGAYAWEPFLNGMSSERSVITIDGMRIYGACTDKMDPVTSYVEVTNLSRASIHSGQSGSFGGSSIAGSLDLVRRKGSFGEKKLGGTVFTGFESVNYHKIGGASFAFSSPKFFSDIDFTFRDAGNYKAGGNIEVAHSQFTKYNASAIMGYSINEHQEIEASVIYDLATNIGYPALPMDVSSARAFIGSLEYIRHHLSPDIGLWKTKFYYNNVKHIMDDSERPDVPIRMDMPGWSNTMGFYSLIQGKSRKHLWKTNLNGHINNSLAEMTMYPANPNNPPMFMLTWPDVSTYYADISFEDYILFAEKIKFTLNTGFALHNNIVNSEFGLNSLKIFYPEMLTSKTRLLKRFAGSFIYEPGQWNFVAGAEYGERAPNVSEGYGFYLFNSFDKYDYIGNPLMKNEKSANVNTKISFKSQRFTSKFSAAWFYIQDYIIGLPNSNYYPMTIAANGIRVYEQIPHANIFNTSLEATWTMHKHWVWASGVSYRRGMGTQVGKLPLIQPFSYTSSLLYRSKAFDVEAKITGAAQNTAFNPNFGETPVKAYTLFDLAASKTFKWKNQDLSVKAGIENILDTYYTTFSDWNRIPRPGRNFYVNLIWAW
- the lptB gene encoding LPS export ABC transporter ATP-binding protein; translation: MQLRAENLVKTYKKRTVVSNVSVEVNQGEIVGLLGPNGAGKTTTFYMVVGLVKADDGNVFLDEKNITKLPMYKRAQMGIGYLPQEASVFRKLTVEDNIKAILEMRKMSKEEQNEKLESLLNEFSLQKVRKNPGMVLSGGERRRTEIARALASEPKFILLDEPFAGVDPIAVEDIQGIVASLKTKNIGILITDHNVQETLSITDRAYLLFEGKLLKQGTAEELAHDELVRKVYLGKNFELKRKDFSGFRTNSES
- the recJ gene encoding single-stranded-DNA-specific exonuclease RecJ yields the protein MEYIWKAQDQPDRRKIEHLSNLLNIPEKIAALLVQRGIETFDQAEAFFVPKFTQLHDPFLMKDMQAAVDRIVKALHNGEKILVYGDYDVDGTTSVAMMFSFLRELWDADKIDYYIPDRYKEGYGVSRAGIDWAKANDFSLIIALDCGTRSIELIAYAKTLSIDFIVCDHHLPGDTLPNTVALLNPKQQGCTYPYKELSGCGIGFKLMQALAHQYKLDESIVLQYIDLVSVSIASDIVDMMGENRVLMYLGLEKINANPCVGIQALMQSYAIKDKYDVSDIVFGIGPRINAAGRISDAKDSVKLLIERDFHQAIKAAKVLNEHNSERKDKDTEITQEALERIQQNEACLSKRSTVLFGEQWHKGVIGIVASRLIEHYYKPTIIFSENDGMLTGSARSVKEFDIHEAIGACSEYVVQFGGHKYAAGLSVKRSDFEAFALKFEEVVQTTMPESARYPSIDYDVELNFSDINDKFMRLLDRFKPFGPGNMSPVFRTNKIIDTGGSKVLKEKHLRMVGKQDGLVLDGIGFGMADRYDFIRNRTYFDSCYSLEWNKFNDRVSVQLKIKDIKPCN
- the rlmN gene encoding 23S rRNA (adenine(2503)-C(2))-methyltransferase RlmN; its protein translation is MESKIDIRLLSVSEIGEKLQGMDEKPFRAKQIYEWLWKFSAHSFDEMTNLSLGLRQKLKEHFVIHGLTTLTSQKSADTTIKCAFKLFDGNIVEGVLIPTATRMTACVSSQVGCSLNCKFCATGYLKRERNLDAGEIYDQVVELNRAAVHNYGIPLSNIVYMGMGEPMLNYHNVLKSVEHITSEQGLGMASKRITVSTSGVAKMIKKLGDDGVKFNLALSLHEADNAKRSAIMPINDSNPLEDLQEALRYFYEKTKNQITLEYVVINNTNDSVEDARNVVKFASKIPKVKVNLIEYNPIDNADFKASDIAKMERFAGILKDNGVLTVIRRSRGKDIDAACGQLANKAK